The Dermochelys coriacea isolate rDerCor1 chromosome 7, rDerCor1.pri.v4, whole genome shotgun sequence genome window below encodes:
- the PELI3 gene encoding E3 ubiquitin-protein ligase pellino homolog 3: MVLEGSPEAVSSQSLDLRRSCPKGSRIFPSAGEGSLLNKEAVKYGELIVLGYNGSLASGDKGRRRSRIALFKRPKANGVKPDVIHHISTPLVSKVISNKGQHSISTRCPQPLVVVEYTHDCTDMSVQIGRSTENMIDFVVTDTAPGGSCASEGQSAQSTISRYACRIICERSPPYTARIYAAGFDSSRNIFLGERAAKWRTPDGLMDGLTTNGVLVMHPTGGFSEDSAPGVWREISVCGNVYALRDSRSAQQRGKLVQTESNVLQDGSLIDLCGATLLWRTTAGLLLTPTLKQLEALRQETNAARPQCPVGFNTLAFPSLAQRSVVDKQQPWVYVNCGHVHGYHNWGFRKEKGGLERECPMCRRAGPYVPLWLGCEAGLYLDTGRPTHAFCPCGHVCSQKTVQYWAQIPLPHGTHAFHAACPFCGTWLTGERGFMRLIFQGPMD, encoded by the exons ATGGTGCTGGAGGGCAGCCCCGAGGCCGTCAGCTCCCAGTCTCTGGACCTGCGGCGATCCTGCCCCAAGGGCTCCCGGATCTTCCCCTCTGCTGGAGAGGGCTCCCTGCTGAACAAAGAGGCTGTGAAGTATGGAGAGCTCATTGTGCTCGG aTACAATGGCTCCCTGGCCAGTGGGGACAAGGGCCGACGCCGCAGCCGCATCGCACTCTTCAAGAGGCCGAAGGCCAATGGGGTGAAGCCGGACGTGATCCACCACATCTCCACCCCCCTTGTCTCCAAGGTGA TCAGTAACAAGGGCCAGCACAGCATCTCCACACGCTGTCCCCAGCCACTCGTTGTTGTGGAATATACGCATGACTGTACCGACA TGTCTGTACAGATTGGCCGCTCCACGGAGAACATGATTGACTTTGTGGTGACGGACACGGCGCCTGGGGGCAGCTGCGCCAGTGAGGGGCAGTCGGCCCAAAGCACCATCTCCCGCTATGCCTGCCGCATCATCTGTGAGCGCAGCCCTCCCTACACCGCCAGGATCTACGCCGCAGGCTTCGACTCCTCACGTAACATCTTCCTTGGA GAGAGGGCAGCCAAGTGGAGGACACCGGACGGGCTGATGGATGGGTTGACGACCAATGGGGTGCTGGTGATGCACCCCACGGGGGGCTTCAGTGAGGACTCGGCACCTGGTGTGTGGCGCGAGATCTCTGTGTGCGGGAATGTGTATGCCCTGCGCGACAGTCGCTCCGCGCAGCAGCGGGGCAAGCTG GTGCAGACCGAGTCCAACGTGCTGCAGGACGGCTCGCTCATCGACCTGTGCGGGGCCACACTGCTGTGGCGGACCACAGCAGGGCTGCTGCTGACGCCCACCCTCAAGCAGCTGGAGGCGCTGCGCCAGGAGACCAATGCTGCCCGCCCCCAGTGCCCTGTGGGCTTCAACACGctggccttccccagcctggcccagcgCAGCGTGGTGGACAAACAGCAGCCCTGGGTCTACGTCAACTGCGGCCACGTCCACGGCTACCACAACTGGGGCTTCCGcaaggagaagggggggctggAGCGGGAGTGTCCCATGTGCCGCCGAGCTGGACCCTACGTGCCGCTCTGGCTGGGCTGCGAGGCTGGGTTGTACCTGGACACAGGCCGGCCCACCCACGCCTTCTGCCCCTGCGGCCACGTCTGTTCCCAGAAGACTGTGCAGTACTGGGCCCAGATCCCGCTGCCCCATGGCACCCATGCCTTCCATGCTGCCTGCCCCTTCTGTGGCACCTGGCTCACAGGCGAGCGGGGATTTATGCGCCTCATCTTCCAGGGCCCCATGGACTga